A DNA window from Ostrea edulis chromosome 5, xbOstEdul1.1, whole genome shotgun sequence contains the following coding sequences:
- the LOC125648990 gene encoding phosphatidylinositol-glycan biosynthesis class F protein-like, giving the protein MSAPMNTRLPSKDIYHFTIRSNIYQLVLLSLLIFLPWNTNTVLDIVSHTLWSSEILMGTILISNFFIGLYISQKSNFVKKSVSYKIRATVKGAGFYSLAACFFHVIAVLYGAPFFESVPQTFHFGALLASTAVFPGLCILGLSVSSWVRIFSQNGADLGPESVVQISALSSIVGAWIGAFPIPLDWDRDWQEWPITCMMGTLLGYMTGLALASVHLCVRYNQLRKQKIT; this is encoded by the exons atgtctgCGCCCATGAACACACGTCTTCCATCCAAAGACATTTATCATTTCACTATACGATCGAATATATATCAGTTAGTGTTGCTCTCGTTGTTAATTTTTTTGCCATGGAATACAAACACAGTTCTAGACATTGTTTCGCATACCTTGTGGTCTTCTGAAATTCTTATGGGTACTATTctgatttcaaattttttcatAGGATTATACATTTCACAAAAAAGCAATTTTGTCAAGAAATCTGTATCGTATAAG ATTCGGGCAACAGTAAAGGGAGCAGGCTTTTACTCTCTTGCAGCTTGCTTCTTTCATGTGATAGCTGTTCTTTATGGAGCACCATTTTTTGA GTCTGTTCCCCAGACCTTCCACTTTGGAGCATTGCTTGCCAGTACTGCAGTCTTTCCAGGCCTGTGTATACTGGGACTCAGTGTGTCCAGCTGGGTCAGAATATTCTCACAAAATGG CGCAGACCTAGGTCCAGAGTCGGTCGTACAAATCAGCGCTCTGTCTTCCATTGTTGGAGCCTGGATTGGCGCATTTCCAATTCCTCTAGACTGGGACAGAGATTGGCAG GAATGGCCGATAACTTGCATGATGGGGACACTTCTTGGGTACATGACTGGATTAGCTCTTGCTTCTGTTCATCTCTGCGTGCGATATAACCAATTGAGGAAACAGAAAATCACATGA
- the LOC125648991 gene encoding F-box only protein 48-like, with protein sequence MSTAEQNTTGMESNDQTRETTFHSLPDELQAEIFSYLPMKEIFSVCLVCKRWNSLIMNADFMWKIRCKGLESHTRVENDRAKGHSWKETFEMNYGRNGIKRMWQLGFFSNPASYEDLPQGMFSNMDADSWADIFQLELDRS encoded by the exons ATGTCAACAGCTGAGCAGAACACAACAGGGATGGAGAGCAATGACCAAACTCGTGAAACAACGTTTCATTCTCTCCCAGATGAATTACAAGCAGAGATTTTCTCTTATTTACCAATGAAGGAAATTTTTTCGGTTTGTCTCGTCTGTAAACGATGGAATTCTCTCATAATGAATGCAGACTTTATGTGGAAGATAAGGTGCAAAGGGCTAGAATCACACACACGAGTAGAAAATGACAGAGCCAAAGGCCACAGCTGGAAG GAAACTTTTGAGATGAACTATGGAAGAAATGGTATCAAAAGGATGTGGCAACTTGGATTCTTCAGCAATCCAGCATCATATGAAGATCTTCCACAGGGAATGTTTAGCAATATGGATGCCGATTCATGGGCAGATATATTCCAGTTAGAACTTGACAGATCATAA